A single region of the Erythrobacter sp. genome encodes:
- the lipB gene encoding lipoyl(octanoyl) transferase LipB — protein sequence MASTAPDSATGIAPDPAVEWRVSNTLVPYAEALAEMEARNAAVAAGEAREMVWLLEHPPVYTAGTSADPKELTDPRFEVVEAGRGGRYTYHGPGQRVGYLMLDLNSRGKDVRCFVHAIEGWVIDTLSDFGVEAWRSEGRVGIWTRDIDGREAKIGAIGVRVRRWVTMHGFSVNLDPDLSHFSGIVPCGIEEFGVTSLARLGKEVSREDWDAALIARAQDFLDTLDRTGRNSCR from the coding sequence ATGGCAAGCACAGCGCCCGACTCCGCCACAGGCATCGCGCCCGATCCCGCAGTGGAATGGCGCGTATCCAACACGCTCGTGCCCTATGCGGAGGCGCTTGCGGAGATGGAGGCGCGCAATGCCGCCGTGGCCGCGGGCGAGGCGCGCGAGATGGTCTGGCTGCTCGAACACCCGCCGGTCTACACCGCCGGGACCAGCGCGGACCCGAAGGAGCTCACCGACCCGCGCTTCGAGGTGGTCGAGGCCGGGCGCGGCGGGCGCTACACCTATCACGGGCCGGGCCAGCGGGTGGGCTACCTGATGCTTGACCTCAACAGCCGCGGCAAGGACGTGCGCTGCTTTGTCCATGCGATCGAGGGCTGGGTCATCGACACCCTGTCCGATTTCGGGGTCGAGGCCTGGCGCAGCGAGGGGCGCGTCGGCATCTGGACCCGGGACATCGACGGGCGCGAGGCGAAGATCGGCGCGATCGGCGTGCGCGTGCGGCGCTGGGTGACGATGCACGGCTTCTCGGTCAATCTCGACCCGGACCTCTCGCACTTTTCCGGCATCGTGCCGTGCGGGATCGAGGAATTCGGGGTGACGAGCCTCGCCCGGCTCGGCAAGGAGGTGTCGCGCGAGGACTGGGACGCCGCGCTGATCGCTCGGGCGCAGGATTTCCTCGACACCTTGGACCGCACGGGACGCAATTCATGCCGCTGA